Proteins encoded in a region of the Pseudomonas shahriarae genome:
- a CDS encoding 5-oxoprolinase subunit B family protein produces the protein MSTPVRYSFGADEHLFAEVSDSMSLDAFFKGLAITRAVERLALDGVLDICLANASFQIRFDPDRIAPHTLLEAVQIAETGAVAERTLQTRIIEIPVLYNDPWTHETLMRFRDRHQDPSATDLEYAARINGLADVDAFIAAHSGAPWFVSMVGFVAGLPFMFQMVERERQLQVPKYLRPRTDTPKLTLGHGGCFGCIYSVRGAGGYQMFGVTPAPIYDPQQNLAYLKEHMVFFRPGDIVQFKPMDREAYDHAVAEVEAGCFELRIRPVEFSLDAFLADPVGYPKSLQEVLA, from the coding sequence ATGAGTACTCCCGTCCGCTACAGCTTTGGCGCTGATGAACATTTGTTTGCCGAAGTCAGTGACAGCATGTCCCTGGACGCCTTCTTCAAAGGACTGGCCATCACCCGCGCCGTGGAACGGTTGGCTCTGGATGGTGTGCTCGATATCTGCCTGGCTAACGCATCATTCCAGATTCGTTTCGACCCGGATCGCATCGCCCCTCACACCTTGCTCGAAGCGGTACAAATCGCCGAGACCGGGGCCGTCGCGGAGCGCACGTTGCAGACGCGGATCATCGAGATCCCCGTGCTCTACAACGATCCCTGGACCCACGAAACCCTGATGCGTTTTCGCGACCGCCATCAAGACCCGAGCGCCACGGACCTGGAATACGCCGCACGCATCAACGGCCTGGCCGACGTCGATGCATTCATCGCGGCCCACAGTGGCGCACCGTGGTTTGTCTCGATGGTGGGCTTCGTTGCCGGGTTGCCGTTCATGTTCCAGATGGTTGAGCGTGAGCGCCAGTTGCAAGTGCCTAAATACCTGCGCCCACGCACCGACACGCCAAAATTGACCCTTGGCCACGGCGGTTGCTTTGGATGCATTTACTCAGTGCGCGGCGCCGGCGGCTATCAGATGTTTGGCGTTACGCCCGCGCCGATCTACGACCCGCAACAGAACCTTGCGTACCTGAAAGAACACATGGTGTTTTTCCGTCCAGGCGACATTGTGCAGTTCAAACCGATGGACCGCGAAGCCTACGACCACGCGGTCGCCGAAGTGGAAGCCGGTTGCTTCGAGCTGCGGATTCGACCAGTCGAGTTTTCGCTGGACGCGTTCCTTGCCGATCCTGTCGGCTATCCCAAGTCGCTGCAGGAGGTATTGGCATGA
- a CDS encoding acetyl-CoA carboxylase biotin carboxylase subunit, whose protein sequence is MTQGIHKLLIANRGEIAVRIIRAAKALGIPTVAACSEADVDSLAARMADEVHILGPARADKSYLNVEALLGALTSTGANAVHPGYGFLSENADFAEAVVSAGAIFVGPSAETIRRMGDKAEARRTAQAAGVPVVPGSPGELFDVESALKAAESVGFPLLIKASAGGGGRGIRLAENAEQLSEEFPRSQREAQAAFGNGAVYLERFISKARHIEVQVLGDGHHAVHLFERECSLQRRRQKIFEEAPSPALSQQQRETLCESAVRLTESLGYKGAGTLEYLYDDATGEFFFIEMNTRIQVEHPVSELITGIDLVQAMLRIAGGEPLGFKQSDIRLNGAALQMRLNAEDPARDFFPSPGLVEELIWPNGEGIRVDTHLYPGYRVPPYYDSLLAKLIVHGADRAEALGRARVAVANTTLTGMANTLALHGELLEQPWLHNADFHTGTLETWLAERGNGGES, encoded by the coding sequence ATGACCCAAGGTATTCATAAATTACTGATCGCCAACCGTGGCGAGATCGCGGTGCGGATTATTCGTGCCGCCAAGGCGCTCGGGATTCCCACCGTGGCGGCGTGCAGCGAGGCGGACGTCGACTCCCTGGCGGCGCGCATGGCCGATGAAGTGCACATTCTCGGCCCGGCCCGTGCTGACAAAAGTTACCTGAACGTAGAAGCCTTGCTCGGTGCCTTGACATCCACGGGCGCCAACGCAGTGCATCCCGGTTATGGCTTTCTGTCAGAGAACGCCGATTTCGCTGAAGCAGTCGTGTCTGCCGGTGCCATTTTCGTCGGCCCGAGCGCGGAGACGATCCGGCGCATGGGCGATAAAGCTGAGGCTCGGCGCACGGCGCAAGCCGCTGGCGTACCGGTGGTGCCGGGTTCGCCGGGTGAACTGTTCGACGTTGAATCGGCGCTCAAGGCTGCCGAATCCGTTGGTTTCCCGCTGCTGATCAAAGCTTCGGCCGGTGGCGGCGGGCGCGGTATTCGGCTGGCGGAAAACGCCGAGCAATTGAGTGAAGAGTTCCCCCGTTCCCAGCGCGAAGCCCAAGCGGCGTTTGGCAATGGAGCGGTGTACCTGGAGCGGTTTATCAGTAAGGCCCGGCATATTGAAGTGCAGGTACTGGGCGACGGTCATCACGCCGTGCATTTGTTCGAGCGCGAATGCTCGTTGCAACGGCGCCGGCAGAAAATCTTTGAGGAGGCGCCGTCGCCAGCCCTCAGCCAGCAGCAACGAGAGACCCTCTGCGAAAGCGCCGTGCGTCTGACCGAATCTTTGGGCTACAAGGGCGCCGGTACTCTGGAGTACCTGTATGACGACGCCACTGGGGAGTTCTTCTTTATCGAGATGAACACGCGGATTCAAGTGGAGCACCCGGTCAGTGAACTGATCACCGGCATCGATTTGGTCCAGGCCATGTTACGCATCGCAGGCGGCGAGCCGCTCGGCTTCAAGCAGAGCGACATCCGACTCAACGGCGCGGCCTTGCAAATGCGCCTGAACGCCGAAGACCCGGCGCGGGATTTCTTCCCGAGTCCAGGCCTGGTCGAGGAGCTGATCTGGCCGAACGGCGAGGGCATTCGCGTCGATACGCATCTGTATCCAGGCTATCGCGTGCCGCCGTACTACGACTCGCTGCTGGCCAAACTGATTGTTCACGGCGCGGATCGCGCTGAAGCCCTAGGCCGAGCGCGAGTCGCGGTGGCAAACACCACGCTTACCGGCATGGCCAACACCTTGGCGTTGCACGGCGAATTGCTGGAACAACCCTGGTTGCACAACGCCGACTTTCACACGGGCACGCTGGAAACCTGGTTGGCCGAGCGCGGCAATGGAGGCGAATCATGA
- a CDS encoding acetyl-CoA carboxylase, whose translation MAEHSVITPLPGSFYRKATPESANYVEVGAQVSADTVIGLIEVMKQFSELTAGTAGRLSAFLVEDGDPVEPGQVIATLDVE comes from the coding sequence ATGGCCGAACACAGTGTAATCACCCCGTTGCCGGGGTCCTTCTACCGCAAAGCGACTCCGGAATCGGCGAACTACGTCGAAGTGGGCGCTCAGGTCAGCGCCGATACGGTGATTGGCCTGATTGAGGTCATGAAGCAGTTCTCCGAACTGACCGCCGGGACGGCTGGTCGTCTCAGCGCATTCCTGGTAGAAGACGGTGATCCGGTGGAGCCGGGTCAAGTCATCGCAACACTCGACGTCGAGTGA
- a CDS encoding 5-oxoprolinase subunit PxpA, translated as MQAVDFNSDMGEGFGPWTIGDGVDNELMGFISSANIATGFHAGDPSTMRRTVEHAKRLGVAIGAHPGFRDLVGFGRRHINAPAQELVDDMLYQLGALRELARVQGVALQHIKPHGALYMHLARDEEAALLLVENLQRLEPELLLYCMPGSVIWRIATDLGQPVIREFYADREYDLSGSIVFTRNVRAYDPIQVAERVLRACQLGVVRTVEGEDLAIEFDSICLHSDTPGALALVEATRRALDDACIEVRSPR; from the coding sequence ATGCAGGCAGTAGATTTCAACTCGGACATGGGCGAAGGGTTTGGCCCTTGGACCATCGGCGATGGCGTCGACAATGAGCTGATGGGCTTTATCAGTTCGGCCAACATCGCCACCGGTTTTCATGCTGGCGACCCCAGTACCATGCGACGTACCGTCGAGCATGCCAAGCGTTTGGGTGTGGCTATCGGCGCGCATCCGGGGTTTCGCGACCTGGTTGGTTTTGGCCGTCGGCACATCAATGCGCCGGCCCAGGAACTGGTCGATGACATGCTCTATCAGTTAGGCGCCTTGCGTGAACTAGCCAGGGTTCAGGGCGTAGCCTTGCAACACATCAAGCCCCACGGCGCGCTCTACATGCACCTGGCCCGGGACGAAGAGGCTGCGCTTTTGCTGGTGGAGAACCTCCAGCGTCTGGAGCCGGAGTTGCTGCTGTATTGCATGCCCGGTTCCGTGATCTGGCGGATTGCCACGGACCTTGGCCAACCGGTGATTCGCGAGTTCTACGCCGACCGCGAATACGACCTCAGCGGCTCCATCGTCTTCACTCGCAACGTGCGGGCTTACGACCCGATCCAGGTCGCCGAGCGAGTGCTGCGTGCTTGCCAACTGGGCGTGGTGCGTACCGTCGAGGGCGAAGACCTGGCGATTGAATTCGATTCCATCTGTTTGCACAGCGATACGCCGGGCGCCCTGGCGTTGGTCGAAGCAACGCGTCGTGCCCTCGATGACGCGTGTATAGAGGTCCGATCACCGCGCTGA
- a CDS encoding LysR family transcriptional regulator — protein MSLTLRQIRYFVATAEIGQISQAAIQLNISQSAVTTAIKELEGILGTLLFQRSAQGMSLTDAGRHFLNRAYVILRSVDDALNSPLPDIRASGVLRLAASYTVIGYFLPHHLQRLEHWHPDVAIEVHEQERTAIEQGLLEGRFDMAVVLTANLTHPDIVSETLFNSERRLWLPSGHALCERSAVSLADVAQEPYILLTVDEAEQSAMRYWELANFQPDVKVRTSSVEAVRSMVANGNGVAILSDLVHRPWSLEGKRIETLTISDQVTPMSVGLAWHREREFSSAMHAFRNYFHHTFLTPQQHFARR, from the coding sequence ATGTCACTGACCCTGCGCCAGATTCGCTATTTCGTCGCCACCGCCGAGATCGGGCAAATTTCTCAAGCGGCGATTCAGTTAAATATTTCCCAATCGGCCGTGACCACGGCGATCAAGGAGCTGGAAGGCATCCTCGGTACACTGTTGTTCCAGCGCTCGGCCCAGGGCATGAGCCTGACCGATGCCGGGCGGCACTTTTTGAATCGGGCCTACGTGATTTTGCGCAGCGTCGATGATGCGTTGAACAGCCCGTTGCCGGACATCCGCGCCAGTGGTGTATTGCGCTTGGCGGCAAGCTACACGGTGATCGGTTACTTCTTGCCGCACCACCTGCAACGACTTGAGCACTGGCATCCGGACGTGGCCATCGAAGTGCACGAACAAGAACGCACGGCCATCGAGCAGGGTCTGTTGGAAGGTCGATTCGACATGGCAGTGGTGCTCACCGCGAACCTGACCCACCCGGACATCGTCTCGGAGACGCTCTTCAACTCCGAGCGCCGGCTATGGCTGCCCAGCGGCCATGCCCTTTGCGAGCGCTCGGCCGTGAGCCTCGCCGATGTGGCGCAAGAGCCCTACATTCTCCTGACCGTCGACGAAGCCGAACAAAGTGCAATGCGTTACTGGGAACTCGCAAACTTTCAGCCGGACGTCAAAGTGCGCACCAGTTCCGTCGAGGCGGTGCGCAGCATGGTAGCCAATGGTAACGGCGTTGCGATCCTCTCAGACCTGGTACACCGCCCCTGGTCGCTGGAAGGAAAGCGCATTGAAACCCTGACCATCTCCGATCAGGTGACCCCCATGAGCGTCGGCCTGGCGTGGCATCGCGAACGTGAATTCAGCTCGGCGATGCACGCATTTCGAAATTATTTCCACCACACATTTCTAACGCCCCAACAGCATTTCGCACGACGCTGA